One segment of Podarcis muralis chromosome 17, rPodMur119.hap1.1, whole genome shotgun sequence DNA contains the following:
- the LOC144326019 gene encoding uncharacterized protein LOC144326019 — protein MTEEDSCDLDSSSEEDDTFSHDDRLEHYVPHRKANVSTGDSIDCLGDRYAPWPLPQYVCHCKDERRARSPRSMNRHPQRPCFVHKPREICCARTASDVNMDEVLSLLPGRQRKTRQQLQREKEAAVTIQSAWRGCQVRRDIGKMNKAATQIQAAFRGYMTRKELPLGLCGYGRTNQRKLQKKTRAEGESKPFPAFLDCLQQFGLVSGTKPSGQSISLPNDKPRNYSRNFIEDYPLLNPNVTFFEIESTLRPNREVFTYTSFNVFATGIQDQRYEDAAATIQAAWRGYQIRQKGRPMTGEEKRPRNPICSNFAMKKTPCKHSLPGPALKGTQIRQIFVAKADLHDRCKGTLSLRDAPQIRNINIYAVIKAMPDPSRKPNISIRVLSPNAVVQGYERDMSSGVQALYTVRNNSASMPSQILIHVNTQKRKDVLLKTEKNKQKP, from the coding sequence ATGACTGAAGAGGATTCTTGCGATCTGGATTCTTCAAGTGAAGAAGATGATACCTTTTCTCATGATGACAGATTGGAACACTATGTTCCCCACAGGAAAGCCAACGTTTCTACAGGGGATAGTATAGATTGTCTGGGTGATAGATATGCGCCATGGCCTCTTCCCCAGTATGTTTGTCATTGTAAAGATGAGCGGAGGGCCAGGTCTCCTCGAAGTATGAACCGCCACCCCCAGCGGCCCTGTTTCGTTCATAAACCGAGGGAAATATGCTGTGCTAGGACTGCCAGCGATGTGAATATGGATGAGGTCCTATCCTTGCTGCCAGGGCGCCAGCGGAAGACACGCCAGCAGCTTCAACGGGAAAAGGAGGCCGCCGTCACTATCCAGTCTGCCTGGAGGGGTTGCCAAGTCAGAAGGGATATTGGCAAAATGAATAAGGCCGCCACTCAAATTCAGGCAGCTTTCCGAGGGTACATGACCCGGAAGGAATTGCCTCTGGGACTCTGCGGTTACGGCAGGACCAATCAACGAAAGTTGCAGAAGAAAACGAGAGCTGAAGGTGAGAGCAAACCTTTCCCTGCATTCCTAGATTGCCTTCAGCAGTTTGGTCTGGTGTCTGGAACAAAGCCTTCCGGCCAGAGCATTTCCCTCCCAAATGACAAGCCAAGGAACTATTCAAGAAACTTCATAGAAGACTATCCTCTTTTGAATCCGAATGTCACCTTTTTTGAAATTGAGTCCACCCTCAGACCCAACAGGGAAGTGTTCACATACACCTCTTTCAATGTCTTTGCCACAGGAATTCAGGACCAGAGATACGAGGATGCTGCCGCCACAATCCAAGCAGCTTGGAGAGGGTACCAAATCCGACAGAAAGGAAGGCCTAtgacaggagaagaaaagagaccCAGAAACCCTATCTGCTCTAACTTTGCCATGAAGAAAACCCCTTGCAAACACTCATTGCCGGGGCCGGCTCTCAAGGGAACCCAAATCCGTCAGATCTTTGTTGCAAAGGCAGACCTCCATGACAGATGTAAAGGCACCCTCTCGCTAAGAGATGCACCACAGATTCGAAATATTAATATATATGCAGTGATAAAGGCCATGCCAGATCCTTCCCGGAAGCCGAACATATCCATACGGGTGCTGAGCCCAAATGCTGTGGTCCAGGGATATGAGAGAGATATGAGCAGCGGGGTGCAGGCTCTCTACACTGTCCGAAATAATAGCGCTTCGATGCCCTCTCAGATCCTCATTCATGTCAACACGCAGAAAAGAAAGGATGTTCTCTTAAAAACTGAAAAGAATAAGCAAAAGCCCTGA
- the CHRNB3 gene encoding neuronal acetylcholine receptor subunit beta-3 — protein MGLPAFIIVSLLLCTNSSAFTVFSSFAENEDALLRHLFQGYQKWIRPVKHANDTIKVYFGLKISQLVDVDEKNQLMTTNVWLKQEWIDQKLCWNPEDYGGITAIRVPSESLWLPDIVLFENADGRFEGSLMTKAIVKYNGIVVWTPPASYKSSCTMDVTFFPFDRQNCSMKFGSWTYDGNMVDLILVDENVDRTDFFDNGEWEILNAKGMKGNRKDGLYAYPFITYFFVLRRLPLFYTLFLIIPCLGLSFLTVLVFYLPSDEGEKLSLSTSVLVSLTVFLLVIEEIIPSSSKVIPLIGEYLLFIMIFVTLSIIVTVFVINVHHRSSATYHPMAPWVKRLFLQKLPRLLCMKGHVDRYSFSDPKGTQKEKPTRKHKHKQFKDGEKVVIAFLEKAADSIKYISGHVKKEHFIRQVVQDWKFVAQVLDRIFLWLFLVVSVLGSVLIFTPALKAWLQSGSSIV, from the exons ATGGGGCTTCCTGCTTTTATTATAGTGTCCCTCCTTCTTTGTACTAACAGTTCAG CTTTTACTGTGTTCAGCTCATTTGCCGAGAATGAAGATGCACTTTTGCGGCACTTATTTCAAGGGTATCAGAAATGGATCAGGCCTGTGAAACATGCCAATGATACCATAAAGGTGTACTTTGGATTAAAGATATCCCAACTAGTAGATGTG GATGAAAAGAATCAGCTGATGACAACTAATGTATGGCTGAAACAG GAATGGATTGACCAAAAATTGTGCTGGAATCCGGAGGACTATGGTGGAATCACCGCAATTCGAGTTCCATCTGAATCTCTTTGGCTCCCAGATATTGTTTTGTTTGAAAA TGCTGATGGGCGCTTTGAAGGTTCCTTGATGACAAAAGCAATAGTCAAATACAATGGGATAGTAGTCTGGACTCCTCCAGCCAGTTATAAAAGTTCCTGCACTATGGACGTCACCTTCTTCCCATTCGACCGACAGAATTGCTCAATGAAATTCGGATCGTGGACCTACGATGGCAACATGGTGGACCTAATTTTAGTCGATGAAAATGTGGACAGGACGGATTTTTTTGATAACGGAGAATGGGAAATCCTAAATGCCAAGGGGATGAAGGGAAACCGAAAAGACGGATTGTATGCCTACCCTTTCATTacctatttttttgttttaagacgACTACCATTATTTTACACTCTCTTCTTAATCATCCCATGTCTGGGATTATCTTTCTTGACCGTGCTTGTTTTCTACTTGCCTTCTgatgagggagaaaaactctcCCTGTCCACCTCGGTTTTAGTCTCCCTTACTGTTTTTCTCTTAGTCATTGAAGAAATCATCCCCTCTTCTTCCAAAGTCATCCCTTTGATTGGCGAGTACTTGCTGTTCATCATGATTTTTGTCACCTTGTCCATCATCGTGACTGTTTTTGTAATCAACGTGCACCATCGTTCCTCGGCCACCTACCACCCGATGGCTCCTTGGGTGAAGAGGCTCTTCCTTCAGAAACTCCCCAGGCTGCTCTGCATGAAAGGACATGTAGATCGCTATTCATTCTCTGATCCCAAAGGGACACAGAAAGAAAAGCCGACGAGGAAACATAAACACAAACAATTCAAAGATGGAGAAAAAGTTGTGATTGCTTTCCTGGAAAAGGCTGCTGATTCCATCAAGTATATCTCTGGGCATGTGAAAAAGGAACACTTCATTAGGCAG GTGGTGCAAGACTGGAAGTTTGTAGCTCAGGTCCTTGACCGTATCTTCCTATGGCTATTTTTGGTGGTGTCTGTGTTGGGTTCTGTTCTTATATTTACTCCCGCTTTAAAGGCATGGTTGCAAAGTGGAAGTAGTATTGTCTAG